A genomic window from Melanotaenia boesemani isolate fMelBoe1 chromosome 15, fMelBoe1.pri, whole genome shotgun sequence includes:
- the LOC121654641 gene encoding zinc finger BED domain-containing protein 4-like, producing MDLRPYSVVENAGFRHMLKVIEPRYEVPTRPHFSQKIIPSLYEKTKSAIVQELSKACAVALTTDGWTSRANESYLTVTAHHINSKWSMVSYVLQTRPIYEQHTSANLAEMLKETVQEWKLERPGTKITVTTDNARNIVSAVSESGLGPQIGCFAHTINLASQKATELNQISRLLGKVRRIVTFFHRSPTAAHILENKQEMLNIAKHKLIQDVTTRWNSSYDMLVRYLEQQAAVYSALTEKALKKKDISVLSDVEVRTAEEIIEVLKPLKTITALVCTEASPSASMILPLKATLLQSMEPNEGDSATVTQVKAAIRENLQQRYATSQDFLHRCTVLDPRFKTLAHVDDACRERIYNSLINEIVAIQEESEESTGAAASSSETGPAAANESSPPVKKSAMAELFGDLFKTRVGNKDTLQLVNEEVTKHKALPCIPADSDPLLWWKTSEYMYPLTAKLAKHYLAIPATSVPSLEAGSAGVAASNPDEGGLVCRRRKKLPIAEEDGVEGGHQGPPLESSVEVGHGVECLVVRPLLVGPSRVLLKRVYKVEQFQLDLVGLTSTQGLDSGTTVLEKGWTVFYSGVAPEKINVAGESEVWASLLTQLPPQSDPG from the exons ATGGATTTGAGGCCATATTCAGTTGTGGAAAATGCTGGATTCCGACACATGCTGAAGGTCATTGAACCCCGCTATGAAGTTCCAACCCGGCCACACTTCAGCCAGAAAATTATACCCAGTCTTtatgaaaaaactaaatctgcCATCGTCCAAGAATTATCAAAGGCATGTGCGGTAGCGCTAACAACTGATGGGTGGACATCGAGAGCAAACGAGAGCTACTTAACTGTGACGGCGCATCACATTAACTCCAAGTGGAGCATGGTTAGCTACGTTCTGCAAACTCGTCCCATTTATGAGCAACATACAAGCGCAAACCTGGCAGAGATGCTAAAAGAAACTGTGCAGGAGTGGAAATTGGAGAGGCCAGGAACGAAAATTACAGTTACAACAGATAATGCCCGGAATATTGTCAGTGCAGTCAGCGAATCTGGTCTGGGTCCGCAGATCGGGTGTTTTGCGCACACAATTAATCTTGCTTCACAAAAAGCTACAGAACTCAACCAGATTTCGAGACTGCTTGGCAAAGTGAGACGCATCGTGACTTTCTTTCACCGAAGCCCCACAGCTGCGCACATTTTGGAGAACAAACAGGAGATGCTCAACATCGCAAAACACAAACTTATTCAGGACGTCACCACGAGATGGAACTCGAGTTATGACATGCTTGTCAGATACCTTGAGCAGCAGGCAGCGGTGTACTCAGCGCTGACCGAGAAGGCTCTGAAGAAGAAAGACATCAGCGTACTGTCTGACGTGGAGGTGAGGACGGCAGAGGAGATAATTGAGGTGCTAAAGCCACTAAAAACGATCACTGCTCTTGTATGCACTGAAGCTTCACCTTCAGCATCAATGATACTGCCCCTTAAAGCCACACTACTCCAATCCATGGAGCCAAATGAGGGAGATAGTGCAACAGTGACCCAGGTCAAGGCTGCCATCAgagaaaacctgcagcagaggtACGCCACTTCTCAGGACTTTTTACACAGATGCACAGTGCTGGACCCAAGGTTTAAGACACTTGCTCATGTGGATGATGCCTGTCGGGAAAGGATCTACAACAGCCTCATCAACGAGATTGTGGCCATTCAAGAAGAG agCGAAGAATCCACAGGGGCAGCTGCTTCATCCTCAGAGACAGGACCCGCAGCGGCAAATGAATCCTCACCTCCAGTCAAAAAATCCGCAATGGCTGAACTGTTTGGTGATCTCTTCAAGACACGGGTGGGAAACAAGGATACCTTGCAGCTGGTGAATGAGGAGGTTACCAAACACAAGGCACTGCCTTGTATACCAGCGGACTCTGATCCACTTTTGTGGTGGAAGACCAGTGAGTACATGTACCCCCTGACTGCCAAGCTGGCAAAGCACTACCTCGCCATACCTGCTACCTCCGTCCCTA GTCTTGAGGCAGGAAGTGCGGGAGTGGCAGCGTCCAATCCTGACGAAGGAGGGTTGGTCTGCAGACGGAGGAAGAAGCTGCCAATCGCTGAGGAGGATGGTGTAGAGGGTG gtcaccagggcccccctctggagtcAAGcgtggaggtggggcatggagtcGAGTGCCTGGTGGTCAGGCCTTTGCTTGTTGGGCCCAGTCGGGTTCTGCTCAAGAGGGTGTACAAGGTTGAGCAGTTTCAGCTAGAtctagttggactcacctcaacgcaAGGCCTGgactctggaaccactgtcctcgagaAGGGCTGGACTGTCTTctattctggagttgctcccg